From Lolium perenne isolate Kyuss_39 chromosome 5, Kyuss_2.0, whole genome shotgun sequence, a single genomic window includes:
- the LOC127325876 gene encoding uncharacterized protein codes for MVLLFDINLTPPQEQDDAGRDLDLDFSPHTPEHAAQLGHVPEEEQQEQEHVAEPEQILEEEQEHAAEPEQILEEEQEHGVQRHHKDMPESYKFAAYIALKALGNDRPVVKADKEIVAQLLGISLRSVEKTWKKAIDQEDRNEVLDFSNKRKGRCGRKRRELNLAERVPKVPLNKRGTLRALARSLDVPFSTLQRRLAWGDLRRHTNSLKPYLSLENRLRRLLYCISMIDEPSITDAKLIFKMMGSIMHMDEKWFDMTKRNRTYYLTPEEPDPVRTIHNHNNIGKVMFLTLVARPRFDAQGNMTFDGKVGIWAFVIEDVAKYNSKYQTKGDLMLKNLNVTRDVMREYLCEKVIPAIVEVWPDDGDVGTIWIQQDNARTHVLPDDPIFQAAVKASGLDIRLTFQPPNSPDVNVLDLCFFSSIQSLAFESAPNSLKELIESVEQAYDAYDVNTLAKVYVTLQSVLVQIMKNQGGNTYKLIHMGKDKMIKEGNLPDTLEVDSELYEETLKLIEEYEKQLKEEEEKKIKATQAKKASMRKGRSQLIVDDDTIIAAKEYSTWLKDPSSVSRPWRRVKTKLDLIRETQIGDFEAAIQPSIEEEKPKQEKRKGKQPIIEEEKPKEKKRIKSKQM; via the exons ATGGTCCTCCTCTTTGATATCAATTTAACTCCTCCCCAAGAGCAGGATGATGCAGGGAGGGATCTGGATCTCGACTTCAGTCCGCATACTCCAGAACATGCTGCTCAGCTAGGACATGTTCCAGaagaagaacagcaagaacaagaACATGTTGCGGAGCCAGAACAGATtctagaagaagaacaagaacatGCTGCGGAGCCAGAACAGATtctagaagaagaacaagaacatGGTGTGCAGAGGCACCATAAAGATATGCCGGAGAGTTATAAATTTGCTGCATATATTGCATTGAAAGCTCTAGGCAATGATAGACCCGTGGTGAAGGCGGATAAAGAAATTGTCGCTCAACTTTTGGGAATAAGTCTTAGATCTGTTGAGAAGACATGGAAGAAGGCCATAGATCAAGAGGACAGAAATGAAGTGCTTGATTTCTCAAACAAGCGAAAAGGAAGGTGCGGAAGAAAGAGGAGAGAGCTTAATCTCGCCGAAAGGGTGCCTAAAGTTCCACTAAACAAAAGGGGTACATTGAGGGCGCTAGCAAGGTCCCTTGATGTCCCTTTCTCGACACTAcaaagaaggttggcatggggcgATTTAAGGCGCCATACTAATAGTCTGAAGCCATATCTATCTTTGGAAAACAGACTTAGAAGACTTCTATATTGCATCTCAATGATAGATGAACCATCAATAACAGATGCAAAGCTTATCTTCAAAATGATGGGGAGCATAATGCATATGGATGAAAAATGGTTTGATATGACAAAGCGTAATCGAACATATTACCTAACTCCAGAAGAACCGGATCCAGTTCGCACAATCCATAACCATAACAACATCGGTAAGGTGATGTTCCTAACTCTGGTTGCAAGACCAAGATTTGATGCACAAGGTAATATGACATTTGACGGAAAGGTCGGAATTTGGGCTTTTGTCATAGAGGATGTGGCCAAGTACAACTCAAAGTATCAGACAAAAGGCGATTTGATGCTAAAGAATCTCAATGTTACTAGAGACGTGATGCGGGAATACCTCTGTGAGAAGGTAATTCCAGCAATTGTTGAAGTATGGCCCGACGATGGAGACGTGGGAACCATATGGATACAACAGGACAATGCAAGAACACATGTTCTGCCTGATGATCCCATTTTTCAAGCCGCCGTAAAAGCTTCAGGATTGGATATTAGGTTGACTTTTCAACCTCCTAACTCCCCGGATGTGAATGTTCTGGAtctctgcttcttcagttcaatcCAATCCTTGGCATTTGAGAGTGCACCTAATAGTCTCAAAGAACTGATAGAATCAGTAGAACAAGCTTATGATGCATATGACGTGAATACACTTGCCAAAGTGTATGTCACCTTGCAGTCTGTCCTTGTGCAGATTATGAAAAACCAGGGTGGAAATACATACAAGCTAATTCACATGGGCAAGGACAAAATGATAAAAGAGGGAAACTTGCCTGACACACTAGAGGTTGATAGTGAACTATATGAAGAAACCTTAAAGTTGATAGAGGAATATGAGAAGCAActaaaggaggaagaggagaaaaaGATCAAGGCTACACAAGCAAAGAAAGCATCAATGAGAAAAGGAAGATCCCAATTAATTGTGGACGATGACACTATTATCGCAGCAAAAGAATATAGCACATGGTTGAAGGACCCATCAAGCGTTAGCCGTCCATGGCGTCGAGTCAAGACT AAACTTGACCTCATCCGGGAAACACAAATAGGCGATTTTGAAGCTGCAATACAGCCAAGCATAGAAGAAGAGAAGCCTAAGCAGGAGAAGAGAAAGGGAAAACAACCAATAATAGAAGAAGAGAAGCCTAAGGAGAAGAAGAGGATCAAGAGCAAACAAATGTAA